The Branchiostoma lanceolatum isolate klBraLanc5 chromosome 1, klBraLanc5.hap2, whole genome shotgun sequence genomic sequence CCTCTTGGGAAAGCAATATAAAATCACAATATGCTGTATGGAATAGAATAAGTACACTTAaaatcttcattcattcattcattcattcattcactcactcactcactcactcactcactcactcattcactcattcgtTCGTCCGTCCGTCCGTTCGTTCGCCAGCTCATTTATTGTTTCATTTCTTCTAGAAATCTCAAGTATCTATGACACCTAGTACATCAACCAGCCAAGATACTTTTGATATCCTTTTACTGACCTACGTTCATATTCAACAATCAAAAAACCTTTAAAATACCGGAAATTAAGTCTTTACCAGACGTCTTGCTTTAGATACATTCATTCTTAAGTTGTTATTTTATACAGAACAAGTTCTCCTTGAAATCAGGCTGGGTTAAACACATGAACATGGGGAGAAATTCCGAGCATGTCAGCAGGTCAGCCCCGGGGAAGGTGTGACCTGTGCCATGTGAGCTCCATATCCTACATTCCtacagtaggacacaacaaggGAGGGACATCCTCTGTATTTCTTAACTTCCGTCCCCCTTCTTCTCCCTCTTCTTACAACCGTCTGCATTTCTTAACTTCCGtcatccttctccttctccttctccttctccttctccttctccttctagttcttcttcttcttcttcttcttcttcttcttcttcttcttcttcttcttcttcttcttcttcttcttcttcttcttcttcttcttcttcttcttcttcttcttcttcttcttcttcttcttcttcttcttcttcttcttcttcttcttcttcttcttctcacaACCGTCTGTAATTCTACATCCAAATGTGACACACGATGTGGTTTTTCACCTCCGTGAAAacaaaggtattgttttcggtctgtgtgtttgtttgtctgtcgtGGCGTGTGTCTAcagatatttgaatgttgtacGTGACAAGATGTGAGGTGAAAGATAGTGAAACCGGAGATGGCAGATGGGAAAGTTGGCTTGTTACAGAAGTTTATTTATAGTTGAGACAGGTAAGAGTTCGCTTCCCAACTCCCTGTGATATCTAAATGAGCCTAGGTGATCTGAAAGCAGTGCAGGTGAAGGCTGTCTTCGCGTTGTTACAGTCTTCTGACATTTCCGGACACTGTCTGGCAGATAGACAGCAGATAATGACGTTCATTGGAAGTTGGCTAGTCTGGGTAACATCAAAGTTGTTGTGAACGAACCCTCTACGAGGATGATACCCAAGCTTTGAACTTGGCAACCAGATTTCATATATTTCAACCAGGTGTGAGTCATCATCGGAGAACTGACAAAGAATTATGAGTAATTTTCCCCTCTTGGAATTAAGGGTATTATAAGACAGCGGGGAGTTCTCTCAGTTTAGTTCCCATGTGCCCCCTTCATCTCGAGATCCTTCAAGTGGCCGATGATTGACAAGGAACTGTCCTAAGAACTGGCATTTGCGTGTAGTAGTACGTGCAGCGTTGCAGCCAAGCGGCTCCGCTTTCCAAACTGTTTGCGGGACGCCCTGTTTCGCCAGCCGCGGTGGTCTCAGCTCTCTTCACAGTCACTGGAATACGTCATCACTGTAAATCTTAGAGCTACCGGTTACTTTTATGTCCTGGGGAATGTACACCGTTTTGGCTCTTCGGCTAAACAGTTGTTTTACGGTGAGTATCTACAGCAAGCAGGTGGCATGGTGTATTTCACGAAGACTTCCCACGCTGCCAGTGGATCCGGAGCTTCTCTATCTTTCAAATCCTCTGCCAGTTCAATACTTTATATCAAAGGTTATAAGTTAGCATTGCGCCCGGCTTCCTAAATGGAAAATGGTTCAAGTGGGACCTACTGGAGTGGCCTACTACCGCTAAGCGACGAGTTTATATATAGATCATACAATGATCATGATGTGTGACTAAATCATTTGACAGACCGCTGAACGAATTTTACAGACAAAGAACGATGTTTTATAACGTATTTTAAATCATCATtttacatcgtgcatcatatATTGCAACTACAAAATCAAGGGCCACACCATATCTGGCCGTCAGGTGGAACGGGGGCTTCAGATCGCAAAAGGGGTAAAATAAATCAAAGCTTACCACAATTTCAGTACTGGAGAAGTTGGTACTAGACTCAGGACCATTTTCACTGGAACAGTCGGACTATGATTTCTAGCTGCCGAGTGactgaacagaataactgcCTCAACAACGAAAGGATGTGGCAGCGACATGTTTATCTACACATAGATCAGTACTAGTGCCTAACTTCGAACACTGTCACACAACAACGTTATCATTGAAATAGCACTTTTACCTTCCAGTATCATATTAAAAGTCCTGGAAAAGCGAAAGCCGAATAAACGTTTGATTGTCTTGAAGAGAAACATTTATTGGTCTAATTTAAGTTATCAAATACACTTATTAATTGAAGGTGAGATAAATGTTATTTGTAACAATTGCCTATctaacgtaatttcattatGATCGATAACACTTTCAGGTGTGACACTGGGAGTCAATCGTCGTTCCGTCAATCCATAGCACTTTTTATGTTCcatttcattgatttcattCCTTTTAAGGCGAGAAAGGGTTAGGGTTGTCCTTAGACCAAGTTACATCCTGAACGGAATACTTGAAATAGTTTCTCGCTGCCCCCTCACGACCCATGACTACCTTCGAAGTATACCATTCTAGTTGGGGATAATTTATGTTTGTAAATTATTTGACAGACAAAATTCTAATGAAAGATGACTTTTGTTGCATATTTtataataaaaacatatttagATATGATAATTCCACTATgatatgttttcttttactttgtATAACTAAATTGTATGGTTGTACGATTTACTAGCACCCCTTTTAGCCAAATGCGATAGTCCCCTGACTCACTTCCGGGATCGTTCCTCAAAGAACGGTTTGTTTTACACACAGACGAAAAACCGTTTGCGAACGTTAGACAAACCTGTTTGTTGAGTTCCCCTTACTAGCTACTGTTTTCTCGGAGGGGAAACTGACGGTTGTCCTTATCGTTTGTGCAAGTTTTGATTTGtctttttgtgttcttttatttgTTAATCCGGCGTGAAATTTGAATTTGTGGCGCGATGGCGACAGAGCGTGGAGAGCAACTCATACTCACCGGTAAAGACGAGGAAACGCTCAGGGAAATGGTAGGTTTGTTTCTGGTATTTCCAGCTTTTGAAAAATAACGGAAATGGGAAGAAAATGGCACTTGCTTTGCTGTTTTCTTCGTGCTTTCTTGGAAATTATGATTCTTTGGTAGATTcttttgagggggaggggggtcgtgTCGATGAAGGTGTCCCTTTcagctgttttgttttcataCGGAAGTTAACCGTTACGGCGTTACAATTTTTGCATTTCTGGTATCCTAATTTTAAGTGTCTAATATAAGATTATCGAAAAAGTGCAGTTACCCGGAAGGTCGTAAAGGTGTTCTTATCTATAACAGAGAAACATTTACCGTTAACTTAACCGTTATATTTTTGATTACTTAACGTGACGTTAACCTTAAGAGCCCTTAAGGCATTTACGTAGGTTTTAAATTTGAGATGACTCAAGGTCACTTGGGGTAAGAAAACCTAGAAAAAGCGGTGACTTGTAGTGAGAAGGAAGAAAGCCCCTGAGAACTCAAGTTATTATGAATAATCtttctttaaagtttaaagaCAATTGAAAATTTGagaatgcccccccccccctccaggaTAAGAAATGTCTGGAATTTGATGTGGAGGTATGGTATatttgcttttttgttgttgcaatgtcAGATGTAGAGCTTTTCGACCTTTGAGAGAATGccaagatttttttctttctggcTTACTTCTTCCAAAGATGTCATATTTTGTAGACACAGGATCAAGGAATCTGatatttttaaaatcaaaatctatGCGTCATTGTTGACTGGAAGTTAAAACCGTTGGCATGTGTCCTGGATGCCAGGACTGATGCCAGGTTGCCTCTGTAACCTTGGTGGAAGCTTGTCTTGAAATGCTGCCAAAAATACCTCCAGTGCAGGGGTTCTataattgggtgccaaatggtaACTATTTATATCTCTATAGACTATACACCTGGCGGActagcaatctccaagcagatgttgggttagaAAATCGTAACCACAGTTTCTGGGTAGACTCACTGTCTtctaaataaaaagaaaacaggcaGCACGAAAGCACCACAAATGCCGGGATAGTGCACAGCAAGAACACATTACAACTGTTTCGTGTTAGGAAAACATGCCAGCTAGAAAATATTATGATTTACCATCccaatgtttgtttgcttgaagAGAGTACTGTTAATGCTTTTATGTTCGCAGAGACTTAATTTGGCGGTATGGAGAAAATGAAACTTGTTGGCAATGGTTTTGAGGTCACGGTTGAAATACGGTGGTACTAGTGGGCAGAAgccagaacaagcatttttttggtggttttaagtttgcagaaaAGAGGTCCCCttgaaaatcttgaacattgaaCCACCACGAAAATGTCATCATTTACAGTAGTAGCAATACCTCATAGGTGTTACTGCCTCTCAACTGGCTGACTGCCAGTCACAAACCACTCACACAATCCCATGTGCACCTCATATTTGAACACTCGAGCGAGTTGACCCCAGGAGTACAGTTCACAGACACAAGTGGAAATGGCCTAGCAGGTTGGCACTTGTCTTTCACCAGGCCCCATTTGGTTGTAAGTCTTCTTCAGTTCTGTGTACCTCAGAAATGGAGTCTCCCATTGTGTGTTCCTTTGTCTTCTCCTTTTGTGCTTATCTCAAACAAAAGCCTCAGTGTGTACTTAAACTCACCTGGAGGTCATAAGTGCTATTTCGGTAATGAGGTTGCTGTGACAACACAGATTGCATGATGGTCTGCTTACAATTTTGCTATGTGAGGGCCTAGGACACGGATCGAAGCTATTGTTTGAAAGTGCAATGGGTGATATACTGTGTGCCTACATTTATAGGTAGTAGTTAATCAGTGGGCCGATTTCTTTGAATCACctatcaatgtacatgtaggtctttaaCTTAGCTGGATTatgttttttcttttataatctATCGATTcgaaatacattatttcagctTATTGAAATTAATttataggagtattacttggtgtGTCCAAGAAACTTCCTTGTGCCCAAATCTTTTTTATTGTGGTGCGCCTAAATTTTTGCTGGTGCGCCTAATTTTTTGGGGTtgggagcacagtgctcctaagTCAAAAAGTAAGTCTGGACCCCTGCATCTGTTTTATATAAATATAGTGATGTAACTGTGAGGGATATACTAGATCTATTTATGGACAGCTATATCCTCATATACTTCATCTTGAGTTCATATAAACGAGAAGATGTATGCAGACTAAGAAATACATGATGTTTAATCGAAAATGAATGTCACACACTCAAATCTTTGAAAACATTAATTTGCCAAACTGTATATTGCACAGCAAAGATGACaacatattacatacatgtcaacatgtcatacatacatgtcaatCTTTTTAGATACTTTTCCCAAATAAAACTTAGTTACTTTCATAACTAGAATGGAAAACCAAAAAGATTAACATAAACAGTGAAAACTGTATTTTGGGCTTTCCATTGCAACTTATAAATTATATTTCATTATTTCTCTGTTCCATGTCAGTTACCAGTTTCCTTTCTCCTTTTCTTAATCATTCAAACTGTACAGCACCATTtcatattgtatctgacccatTCACTAGCTTAGAATTTGTTCGTCCCGGTATTGTTTTGGAGACCCTATTGTTCATTTTCGCTGTTGAATCCGTCCTTTCATTATCAAAACatcttttcatcaatttcatgtcatgaagttcagattttttggacggaagGGGTGACATTTTTTCCTGTCCCCACAAagaaatttctgtcccaggaggGAGCTCAGCTTGTgatagcagatacatgtatgtaaaaagcCAGCTGGCCCAAGCTGTGTTTTCACAGCTCGGCATTCTTGCCTTATGAGTCAACCACAAGACCCCGTTCTTCACCTGAAGACTATGTACCTGGAGGAACAATGACTCTTTGTTCTTTGGGGTTCTTTGGGGTAAAGGTAGATAATTAACATGCCTTAAAGGATTAGCCTAAGTGTAGTTCGCTTGCATAGTTACAAAGACTGGCATCCTTCATATGCATCCATCCACACAAAATTCCTCTTACCGACATGTGCGAAAGCAAAACATGTTCTGTTTTAATTCTAAGCAAACTATATGAATTCTGTTTTCTgattttctatgtattgttcCAGTATTTCAtacctagtctgtataacgcaaactccagctgtccagggGTTTCTCGCTCCTCCCCgtgggttgcgaggcggttacagggcggcgagcggtcacaggaggcttgattgaattcaggctatttCATACCCATTTCAAGTGTTTTTGAAGTACAGCGAGCGAGACTTGCTTTTACAGTGGCAGGACCCTTTAAGGTTGTGTACAGACTTATAAGGGCTCCAAGTAACATTTTATGATTCTATAATTATATGCCGCTATCAATCAATCAGGAAGTCAATATGTATTTGTAAAACAAGCCTTAAGTCATTTTTCTCCGCCATAAACCCATGGTTTGGGTAAACATTTCAATCCAACCTTGACTTTCAATTTTCTGGCATTATGCAGTAAGAAAATGCATTCAAACTCTGTATATTCCCAAATTCTCGTTCCTTTCAACTGAAgttcaaataaaaataaaaattaaaggTAACTGAACCGTACCATCAAAGTTTAAACTGCTGATTCACAATGTCTCTCTCCTTTGCCAAGcttagaaataaaagaaatggtAGTATCATGTACTTAAACTAAGCTATCAGTTCAGTAAACTCTTGATGTCTTGACTGCCTTGAGTGGTTTTGCAGTGAGGGTGCATGTACGGATGATTGCACTGCTTTCATTCATTCCTCCGGGGAAAGCTGAGAGTCTTTCCCATTGGTTCTTCTTGATGTTGTAGCTCAAGACCACGCCTCTGTCGCAGAAGTTGATGATCTTCCCTCCCATCGCCCTGGGGACGCGCTTCACGTTTCTCGACTGGGCCGCTCCGTTAGGCGGGAGCGTTATGCAGTCTGTCCACTCGCCCGATATGACGTTGTACGTGGCGATTTTCTGCTGTCCCACCACGTAAACGTGGCTGTGGTCCGCGACCAGGTCTCCGAGAGGCATCCCCGACAGTTCGAACTTCATGTCCGCCCACTCCGCGTACTTCATGGTCTTCCACTGGTTGGTGTCGGGGTCGTAGCACATCAGCCGACGGTTCTTGTCATCCCAGCACGACGGGTGCGCCGACAGGTAGATCTGTCCGAGACACACCGTGGACGTGGGGTTGACCACGCCCGTCGGGAGGGGGCACGCGAATTCCCAGGTGTCCGTCTCGATGTTGTAGCACTCTACACAGTTTACCTTTGGTCTCTGGCAGACCATCCCCCCACTGTCAGCTGCAAACCCACCTATGGCATACAGGTGTCCGTCAAATGCCGTCAAGGCATAATTGTACCTCGGCATCAACAGAGGGGCGAGTTCGGACCACGAGTCTGTCTTGGTGTCGAAACAAAAGACTCTTCCAGACGGCTTGCTTTCTGTCACCATTTGCGAGTTGAAGGATCGACCGCCTGCGATGTAAATGCAGCCGCCGGTTCCAGCGATTTCAAAGTGTTCTGTGGTCCGTAGCTCGTCTGGTAACGTCGTCAGCTGTACCCACGTGTCCTTCTTCAGGCTGAAGTAGTACAGGCCGGGCGTCTCCGCCCAGGATGTGTTCCCGATGTACTTGCTGGAGACAGCCGCGATCAGTTGCTGCGGAAGGTTCTTCAGATGATTCAGGTGCTTCTGTGGAAGTTGGTGAAGAATGATGTGCCCGGCTTCGTCGCGGGGGTCGATGTGGGTTGCCATGAAGTCGTACACCGTGCTGACCAAGTCTGTGAGACCGTACGCCTCCGCGATGATGAGGACGTCACAGCAGTTCTCCATGTCCAGGTGGATGTACAGAAACTGTGCGCACGCGTCGAGGAGGGTCTTCACCTGGAGGAAGCTGGCCACAGCGAGCACGTCCTGCACGTTGTCTCTCTTGATGGCGATCTCGGAAGTGTACATGAAGTCTAAGATGCCTCGGAGACCGCCGGCCGTCACGCCCTTCAGATCTATCGCATCCTGCGCGCTCTCCTTCATTCCACATGTAAACATGGTGTGAAAGTACATGCTCCCCGCAGCCAGCACGTTCTTGTGCGCCTTGAAGTTCCTGCGGTGGACGCGGATGCAGATGTCGGAGAACTTGCGCTGCCGTCGGTAGGTCTGCAGCCTGGCCATGACCATCCTCTGCACGTCGTCTTTCACCGCCGCCAGCAGCTCTGGGTAGACGTCCACCTCGACCGGGGCACCCTTCTTTCTCGAGGCGCCACATGTGTTGGCATGCAAACACACCGGAATTTGGAGCTTCTCACAAGCACAGACAAGGTCAGGCACTTGCTGGTCCTTGAAGATCTCAGGTTCATAAACAAGGGTGTTTAGAGCTTTGTATTCATTGGTGGTTAAGTCAGGCAGCTCGACGACGTCCGGTCTCTCGCTCGTCAGCCCCGACTCGACGATCGCCTGCAGGTATTCGCTGCAGGCCGCCAGCACGTTGCGGTTCGCGGCATACTTCTTCCCCTCGACTAAGACGTGGACGTCACTGAAGCTCTCGTCTTTGAGGAGGCAGCTGAGGTTCTGGAAGAGGACCTCTCGGTGGTGGCGGTTGATCTGCTTCTTGAGGAGCGGGGCGACGCTGCCGGCTTCgcacgttgccatggtgacaggtGATGACACTTTCTCGCTGTTTCGTTTCCAGTAGCAACAATGATGCAGATGCTGGTAATGACTTCCTCTTTGAGGTCCTCAAATGGCTTGATGAGAGGGACCTGTGAGAATGAAGACACAAGTCTTATCATGCACAATTTGTACTAGAACCAGGAAGTAGTGCAGACCCAATAGCACTGTCTCGCTCTGCCTATTTATATCCATGTTTTGATGCTTCTCAATATAGCTTGCAGTTTTGACATGCAACGAGTTAGATAAAGTAGATCCTCTATTTCTCATATGTGTTCCCGCAAGTTTTCATCAGGCCACCTCAACCAGAATAGAAGTGACATACATTTATGTACTTCGAGCAGTCTAGGGTTCCATAATGTCAGCTACACACGACAGATGGTTCATGTACGGGGAGACATGTTGTTGGCCAGGAGTCGACTCCCGCATACTTGGTTATGAATTCCTAGATCAATCACAAGCCTTAGCACTCGCGTAACCCCCAACCTTTCATCCCGACATACAAAAAATTTGTTGATCACAAAAATACTAATGAAATGTACTAACCTTCTAAGACAGGTGCAGGCTGTGTAGTTTTAGATAAAGGGAGGACGGGCTGGTTGGGGACTAGTGTGGCTGCCGGCTTATTTTGCCCTCCATTCTGCAAACACGGGTCCTTGTTTAGACAGAGGTCGGTGGTGAGTCGCCTGGCCTTGCCCCTCCAGCCGAGCTGTCCTCTCTGTAGAAATGACAGGAATGTCAGTCAGCTGGGGCGTCCAGGGATCAGGTTTGGGTGGTATGATGCCTATATTTGTCAATACACCAGCTTCATAGAGAGATTTCCTGGACTTCTGAGGCGTATTTGGTGTGACATATCGTAGAGCAAAGATACTAATTACCATTGTATTTAATTAGTGTATATATAACCCTTTTTTTGTTAAGGtgattgatgatgattttcatatttgtcaATACACCAGCTACATTTCCAAGACTTGTGAATCTTATAATCTTGCCTTAGTTTATATTATTACATGTGTGACAATATTTTATTTACAAAATTTGGTACCACAGTATACAAGAGACTGTACAATATTCGTGacagtatatacattgtattagaTGAACATATGAATAATATCCGAGAAAAAGTCTTTGTAAGCTCTGGCTACTAGCCtgctaaaaaaaacacacatccaaaccggaagttccgctgcagtaccgtataAAGCTGCTAGGACTACTAGTAGGAGGCcaattattgaacttgacctttgttttcccgacccctacccacctaccaaatatcgtTCATTATGATCTAAATgtatccacagcttcttgagtcatgctgttcacacacagacatacagacacgaGCACAAAGGgtacaccgaaaacataaccttcatgaCAAAGGTAAAAAACTTCAATCTGTGCCATGTCGCCTTGACATGAGTGAAAAGTTTGACTCTGAGTCTGTGTGTACAACTGTCTTGTGTCAGTGTCACAGAAATGTTGCTTTGTCGCCATTACAATACCATGCCAATTTTTTCTCCTCTTCCAACGTTCTTTCTGAATTTCtcaatcaaaacaacaacatgttaaGGTCTAGTTACCATAGAGACCAACCTTCAATGTCACTGTCACCTGTCAAGCAGTCGCAACTGTTCCTAATTAAGATTCCAGCCCTCCAATTTCCTCGACATTGACACAGTTCCAAATATGTCTTAGGCATGTCAGCCAAGGAATGGCCCAACTGCT encodes the following:
- the LOC136448167 gene encoding kelch-like protein 42 — translated: MATCEAGSVAPLLKKQINRHHREVLFQNLSCLLKDESFSDVHVLVEGKKYAANRNVLAACSEYLQAIVESGLTSERPDVVELPDLTTNEYKALNTLVYEPEIFKDQQVPDLVCACEKLQIPVCLHANTCGASRKKGAPVEVDVYPELLAAVKDDVQRMVMARLQTYRRQRKFSDICIRVHRRNFKAHKNVLAAGSMYFHTMFTCGMKESAQDAIDLKGVTAGGLRGILDFMYTSEIAIKRDNVQDVLAVASFLQVKTLLDACAQFLYIHLDMENCCDVLIIAEAYGLTDLVSTVYDFMATHIDPRDEAGHIILHQLPQKHLNHLKNLPQQLIAAVSSKYIGNTSWAETPGLYYFSLKKDTWVQLTTLPDELRTTEHFEIAGTGGCIYIAGGRSFNSQMVTESKPSGRVFCFDTKTDSWSELAPLLMPRYNYALTAFDGHLYAIGGFAADSGGMVCQRPKVNCVECYNIETDTWEFACPLPTGVVNPTSTVCLGQIYLSAHPSCWDDKNRRLMCYDPDTNQWKTMKYAEWADMKFELSGMPLGDLVADHSHVYVVGQQKIATYNVISGEWTDCITLPPNGAAQSRNVKRVPRAMGGKIINFCDRGVVLSYNIKKNQWERLSAFPGGMNESSAIIRTCTLTAKPLKAVKTSRVY